The bacterium BMS3Abin02 genome includes a region encoding these proteins:
- the dapE_1 gene encoding succinyl-diaminopimelate desuccinylase: MDPVDLASRLIAIRSLSCEEGKVADLVAAAMLEAGFREVKRTPLGSVVGIAGPPGNVTALFDAHMDVVPPTGRWTEDPFTPTIRNGRLYGRGATDMKGGLAAL; this comes from the coding sequence ATGGATCCTGTAGATCTGGCCTCCCGGTTGATCGCCATACGCAGCCTTTCCTGTGAAGAAGGCAAAGTGGCAGACCTTGTTGCTGCTGCGATGCTCGAAGCAGGCTTCCGCGAAGTGAAGCGCACACCTTTGGGGAGCGTCGTCGGCATCGCCGGGCCACCGGGAAACGTCACTGCGCTCTTCGACGCTCACATGGACGTTGTGCCTCCGACCGGGAGATGGACCGAAGATCCCTTCACCCCCACGATCCGGAACGGTCGCCTCTACGGGCGTGGTGCCACGGACATGAAGGGGGGCCTGGCTGCTCTGTGA